The region AAAGCCACTCTCGGTATAATTAAACCTTGATTAGACGAAACAATATCTAATGCTCCATTTGGGGTAGTAGTCCCAATTCCAATTTGAGAGTAAATAATATTTGTAACAAAAAATAAAAAGATGTGTAACGATTTCATTTAAAGGGTTTTTCAATATTGTTGAAGCAAATTTCTAGAATATTGAACTATTACAACCAACGGTTTTCAGGGGGAGAAAAAAAAAGAGGCCTAAGCCTCAATTTTCATCAGCGATAAGCCGATTCACACAAAAAAATCTAATCTAAGCTTTAGCTCTATATATATTAAAATGAATAGCAATTAAAAAAAAGAGGCCTAAGCCTCTTTTTATAATAATACAAAGTCTCCAAAATAACTTAACGATAGTATTATTAAATCAAAAACATAAATACTTTAAAAAAAAGAGGTTTTCACCTCTTTTTTCATACTGACAACGTGGTCAGTTCAACAAAAAAATCTAATCTATAGCCTTCTATAACTTAGTAAATCGTAATTTTTAAAAAAAATATAGTATTCCTTTTAAAATCTATTATGCTAAACTCAAAAAAAGTAATCTTTCGCATTAATTCACATTATATATTATTTAATATAGCGTATTTTATTAATCCGACAACATTTTTAGAATTCGTTTTTTGCATTAAATTTTTTCTATGGCCTTCTACAGTAAAATTTGAAATTTTCAATTCATCTGCAATTTCCATAGTTGTTTTTTCTTCTAATATTAATTTTAAAATATCCAATTCTCTTGGTGTAAATTCAATTTTTGAATTGATATTAGAATCTTTTAAATAAGCTTCATAAATAGTTTTCTCAAAATATTTCTCATTTTGTAAAACCTTTTTAACTACGGATATTAATTCTATTGAAGACACATTTTTACTTAAATAAGCATCAATATTTAAATTTATAAGTTGCCTAAAAATTTTTATACTTGTGTGACTAGTTAAAATAATATTTTTAGGCACTTTAATGTATGAACTTTCATTTTTTTTAATTTCTTTAATAAAAGTTACTCCGTTCATGTGAGGCATTTCAATATCTGTAATTACAACATCAAACACCTCTGTTTTTAAATATTTTAATGCAACTGATGCATCTGATATACATATAGCTTCAAAATTGTTTCGTTCCAAAACTACTTTTAGACTCTCAGAAAAAATTTTATGATCATCAACAATAAGAATTCTATCTTTCATTCCAACTAATAATTTATTCCAATATAAGAATATTTATTTAATAATTTTGAACGTTGCTGATGCACTATTTGTTTCTAGCTGAATGATATACATCCCATTATTTAATATTGATGACGGCACCTCAACTTTATTGCTTTTTGGCTCTAATTCTTGAATGATTTTACCCGACAAATCGAAAATTTTTATTCTATCAATTGGTTCCTCATATTCTATCGTAAATGCATCCGTAATTGGAATAGGATAAACTTTCAAAGCAGTAACATTAAATGTTGCAGACGTTAACACATTGGCACTTACATAATCTTGCATTGCATTTGAGCTATTTTGATAGCAAATTGTGGTATAATCACCGCTGTTTTCAGCTGCAACTTGAGTAGGTGTAAAACCTAAAATAGATAAATAATATTTATATAATTCTGAACGAATTACTACTTTCTCTGTAAAGGCAGTGGTAGATGTATTTCTACATTCTAATCCTCCATTAATGATATTGTTTGTATGTGCAAAACCTTTCAAATACATTTTTGGCATTGAATACTCACCTGAATTGGGTACCCACAAATCGTGCATGACTTGATGACAAGAAGGCTTTGGCCATTGTGGCATCATCCAAAACCATATAGCAGATTTAAAGGCTAATACGCCGTCTTGTTGAACTAAATCTGGATTGTTTAGCAATACCGAAACATCATTATAAAGAAATTTACTTAGCTGGCCATAGTTGTAATTCCACGACAATTGAATTGGCCCTCTACCATAATACCCTTTTGCTGGATTTGGAGGATAATCAGTACTTGCTTGGCTATACGTACCTGCACTGTTTGCAGCAGTATACCCTACTTCATGTACAAAATACAATCCCCATTGTGCATAGTCTCCAGAAGTTCCTCCACCAACAGGCATTTGCCAGCCTCCAGTAGTTTCTTTAGAGATATTAGCCAAAAAAGCAGCTAATTCTCTTTTATTATTTACAGGTGTAGTATGATTTAAAAAATTTTCAAAATCAACAGTTATGATTACTTCTGGCGTTGTGTTTGAATACCACCAACTATCTACTTGAGAATACACATAAGATGTATTTGTTGATTTTTTTGTGACAGTTGTTAACTCTCCCCATACTCCAGGTTTTTTTCTAATTTGTACCAAATAATCACTCATTTCCGTGACTGCTTGTTTCAAATTATTATAAGAAAAAAAATCAGTAGTATACCCTTGTGGATGAACCCCATATGTTCCTGCTCTTTTTGGGAAAAGTGTATTCCATTGTGTAGAACTTAACAAACTTTCTACAGCAGTGTTGGTTTGTCCTTGAAGTGTTACTCCAGTAAACAAACAAACAAAAA is a window of Flavobacterium indicum GPTSA100-9 = DSM 17447 DNA encoding:
- a CDS encoding response regulator transcription factor yields the protein MKDRILIVDDHKIFSESLKVVLERNNFEAICISDASVALKYLKTEVFDVVITDIEMPHMNGVTFIKEIKKNESSYIKVPKNIILTSHTSIKIFRQLINLNIDAYLSKNVSSIELISVVKKVLQNEKYFEKTIYEAYLKDSNINSKIEFTPRELDILKLILEEKTTMEIADELKISNFTVEGHRKNLMQKTNSKNVVGLIKYAILNNI
- a CDS encoding glycoside hydrolase family 19 protein, with product MIKKILKNMFFVCLFTGVTLQGQTNTAVESLLSSTQWNTLFPKRAGTYGVHPQGYTTDFFSYNNLKQAVTEMSDYLVQIRKKPGVWGELTTVTKKSTNTSYVYSQVDSWWYSNTTPEVIITVDFENFLNHTTPVNNKRELAAFLANISKETTGGWQMPVGGGTSGDYAQWGLYFVHEVGYTAANSAGTYSQASTDYPPNPAKGYYGRGPIQLSWNYNYGQLSKFLYNDVSVLLNNPDLVQQDGVLAFKSAIWFWMMPQWPKPSCHQVMHDLWVPNSGEYSMPKMYLKGFAHTNNIINGGLECRNTSTTAFTEKVVIRSELYKYYLSILGFTPTQVAAENSGDYTTICYQNSSNAMQDYVSANVLTSATFNVTALKVYPIPITDAFTIEYEEPIDRIKIFDLSGKIIQELEPKSNKVEVPSSILNNGMYIIQLETNSASATFKIIK